A window of the Streptomyces sp. Ag109_O5-10 genome harbors these coding sequences:
- a CDS encoding LamG-like jellyroll fold domain-containing protein — protein MNTHRGRRRLRTVGVVLSAALVLAASASNGAMAVADENAVTSADAAAKAAAGDGTGEDAEALAQAARTGKPVEIVSLRGESSEVYATPEGHLEAREHLRPVRTRVDGAWRDIDTTLIRGANGAVAPRATTVGLTFSGGGSSPLVRMTKNGRALALSWPEDLPSPELSGNTATYPDVLPGVDLRMTAQQDSFTQLLVVKSAEAAASAELNQLRLKLDADGMQVEETADGGLAAVDQGAGSAVFEAPRPLMWDSSTEAPASSARSGSTAGFARTTSSSAARSSVAATSAPTASEAGAAESGNVAPVGVDVPAAQDALVLTPDTGVLRGKGTVYPVFIDPQWYSPKASAWTMASKYWASSPQWKFNGDSDAGLGYCNWSYCAPYDTKRLFYRIPTSKFAGRTVLQAEFVVRNTWSASCSDRSVELWRTKDISSSTTWNSQDNSAFWIDHLRTESFAYGYTGCAAKDAEFDVKSAVQQAADKKWSTMTFGMKAASETDGYAWKRFSDDAYLRVQYNRPPPQIKMSQLTMEYGGSCKSSASAARVRTLGKIYANDVTDPDGDSVSVEFRASWDTGDGKGVVTRWKSGPTTAKKSGSDFAITLPSSIPANKTVNWYVHSYDGAQYSPWSYTGDPTACYFVYDTSVPKAPTISSAVYPASDPEDPDDPWYDGVGQYGDFVITGAVSDVTKYWFGLNGDPVSANTVTTSGGAAKTVPVLPVRPGLNTFTARSFDSAGNGSEIRTYQFRVKAGQRERAGWAMDETAGATQVAGSAPEQTATLYNGPTPNVEGRFGKAVQFDGVDDYAATDIATINTDVSFSVSAWVKLSAMPSGAAVVAAQRGNNAPGFELYYSKSYDRWVFNQYSADTTAGTPVRAMQAAAGGVKAGEWTHLVGIYAAGEKLLKLYVNGALAGTTAYSTAWNARRGMVIGGSFLNGTPTSPFPGAIDEVKTFEKPLSAAEVSSLYSTNAIGDGRPARAVFHMDDAAGVTALSGRADANPAVLKGGATTGATGADGNALTLDGTDDYATTAGPHINTSYSFAVSAWVKLAKTKPTHAATVATQIGTTVTGPELYYSSSYDRWVFNQHSADTADSTVVRAMQPDGTTAYGGEWTHLVGVQDTEAGKLSLYVNGTLAGTTTLPSTWYAGGAVQIGASAFAGAATSFFPGQIDDVRLFDRPVSAGEVQQLFKQRALVKGRWKFETATGTPLTSPDASSSGNAMTLYNGAQTGSGWVDGAVALDGTDDYAAASVVPVDTSGSFTVSAFVQAAATPTSPVTVMSAPGTKKSAFAVRYEPSATPATDPGRWRIATADSDSDSATVSDIGNGMFYSPTDWNHVALVYDGFSKEVRLYVNGELQETACADADDDGVQDDASCADTVSWADDVLTYKAAKTLQLGRDTTGSTSGGYFPGSLSDVWVFQGALTETQIDHLAVGMPGVETAVPSGD, from the coding sequence ATGAATACGCATAGGGGGAGACGCCGACTGCGCACAGTCGGCGTCGTGCTCTCCGCGGCCTTGGTGCTGGCGGCGAGCGCATCCAACGGCGCCATGGCGGTCGCCGACGAGAACGCCGTCACCTCGGCCGACGCCGCCGCCAAGGCCGCCGCCGGTGACGGTACGGGCGAGGATGCCGAGGCGCTGGCCCAGGCCGCGCGCACGGGTAAGCCGGTGGAGATCGTCTCGTTACGCGGTGAGAGCAGCGAGGTGTACGCCACCCCGGAGGGGCACCTGGAGGCCCGGGAGCATCTGCGGCCGGTGCGGACCCGGGTGGACGGCGCATGGCGGGACATCGACACCACACTGATCCGCGGCGCGAACGGAGCGGTGGCGCCCAGGGCGACGACCGTCGGTCTGACGTTCTCCGGCGGGGGTTCGTCCCCGCTGGTGCGGATGACGAAGAACGGTCGTGCACTGGCGCTCTCCTGGCCCGAGGACCTGCCCTCCCCCGAGCTGAGCGGGAACACCGCCACCTATCCGGACGTCCTGCCCGGTGTCGATCTGCGGATGACGGCGCAGCAGGACAGCTTCACCCAGCTCCTGGTCGTCAAGTCGGCCGAGGCCGCGGCGAGTGCCGAACTGAACCAACTGCGGCTGAAGCTGGACGCCGACGGCATGCAGGTCGAGGAGACCGCCGACGGCGGTCTGGCAGCGGTCGACCAGGGAGCCGGTAGCGCCGTCTTCGAGGCTCCCCGCCCCCTGATGTGGGATTCCAGTACCGAGGCGCCCGCCTCCTCGGCCCGGTCCGGGTCCACTGCCGGATTTGCCCGGACGACGTCGTCCAGCGCCGCACGGAGCTCCGTGGCTGCCACCAGCGCCCCCACCGCCTCCGAGGCCGGCGCAGCGGAGTCCGGCAATGTGGCCCCGGTCGGCGTGGACGTTCCCGCCGCGCAGGACGCCCTGGTCCTGACGCCCGACACCGGCGTGCTCAGGGGCAAGGGCACGGTGTACCCCGTGTTCATCGACCCCCAGTGGTACTCCCCGAAGGCCTCGGCCTGGACGATGGCCTCCAAGTACTGGGCGTCGTCGCCACAGTGGAAGTTCAACGGCGACTCGGACGCGGGCCTCGGGTACTGCAACTGGTCGTACTGTGCGCCGTACGACACCAAGCGGCTCTTCTACCGGATCCCGACCTCGAAGTTCGCCGGGCGGACCGTGCTGCAGGCGGAGTTCGTGGTCCGCAACACCTGGTCGGCGTCCTGCTCCGACCGGAGCGTGGAGCTGTGGCGCACCAAGGACATCTCCTCCTCGACGACCTGGAACTCGCAGGACAACAGCGCCTTCTGGATCGATCACCTGAGGACGGAGTCCTTCGCCTACGGGTACACCGGCTGCGCGGCGAAGGACGCGGAGTTCGACGTGAAGTCCGCGGTGCAGCAGGCCGCCGACAAGAAATGGTCGACGATGACCTTCGGCATGAAGGCGGCGAGCGAGACCGACGGCTACGCCTGGAAGCGGTTCTCGGACGACGCCTATCTGCGCGTCCAGTACAACCGACCGCCGCCGCAGATCAAGATGTCGCAGCTGACCATGGAGTACGGCGGCTCCTGCAAGAGCTCCGCCAGTGCCGCGCGGGTACGCACGCTCGGCAAGATCTACGCCAACGACGTCACCGACCCCGACGGCGACTCCGTCTCGGTGGAGTTCCGGGCGAGCTGGGACACCGGTGACGGCAAGGGCGTCGTCACTCGCTGGAAGTCCGGTCCGACGACGGCGAAGAAGTCCGGCTCCGACTTCGCGATCACGCTGCCGTCCTCCATTCCCGCCAACAAGACGGTCAACTGGTACGTCCACTCCTACGACGGGGCCCAGTACTCGCCGTGGTCGTACACCGGTGACCCGACCGCCTGTTACTTCGTGTACGACACGAGCGTCCCCAAGGCACCCACCATCTCCTCGGCCGTCTACCCGGCCTCCGACCCCGAGGACCCCGACGACCCCTGGTATGACGGAGTCGGCCAGTACGGCGACTTCGTGATCACCGGGGCGGTCTCCGACGTGACGAAGTACTGGTTCGGTCTCAACGGCGACCCGGTCTCGGCCAACACGGTCACCACCTCGGGCGGAGCGGCCAAAACCGTGCCCGTGCTGCCGGTCAGGCCGGGCCTCAACACCTTCACGGCGCGGTCATTCGACTCCGCGGGCAACGGCTCCGAGATCCGCACCTACCAATTCCGGGTCAAGGCGGGGCAGCGCGAACGCGCCGGCTGGGCCATGGACGAGACGGCCGGCGCCACCCAGGTGGCGGGCAGCGCACCGGAACAGACCGCGACCCTGTACAACGGCCCGACGCCGAACGTGGAGGGAAGGTTCGGCAAGGCCGTGCAGTTCGACGGCGTCGACGACTACGCCGCCACGGACATCGCCACCATCAACACCGACGTCAGCTTCTCGGTGTCGGCCTGGGTGAAGCTGTCCGCCATGCCCTCCGGAGCGGCGGTCGTGGCAGCCCAGCGCGGCAACAACGCGCCGGGCTTCGAGCTGTACTACTCCAAGAGCTACGACCGCTGGGTGTTCAACCAGTACAGCGCCGACACCACCGCCGGCACCCCCGTCCGGGCCATGCAGGCCGCCGCGGGCGGGGTCAAGGCGGGGGAGTGGACGCATCTGGTCGGCATCTACGCAGCCGGTGAGAAGCTGCTGAAGCTGTACGTCAACGGTGCGCTCGCCGGCACCACGGCCTACTCCACGGCCTGGAACGCACGGCGCGGCATGGTGATCGGCGGCAGCTTCCTCAACGGCACGCCGACGTCGCCCTTCCCGGGTGCCATCGACGAGGTGAAGACCTTCGAGAAACCCCTGTCGGCGGCCGAGGTGTCGAGCCTGTACAGTACGAACGCGATCGGCGACGGCCGTCCGGCGCGCGCGGTCTTCCACATGGACGACGCCGCCGGCGTGACCGCTCTGAGCGGCCGGGCCGATGCGAACCCCGCGGTCCTCAAGGGCGGCGCCACCACGGGTGCGACCGGAGCGGACGGCAACGCGCTCACCCTGGACGGGACCGACGACTACGCCACCACCGCCGGCCCGCACATCAACACCTCGTACAGCTTCGCGGTATCGGCCTGGGTGAAGCTGGCGAAGACCAAGCCGACCCACGCCGCGACCGTCGCCACGCAGATCGGCACCACGGTGACCGGGCCGGAGCTGTACTACTCCAGCTCCTACGACCGCTGGGTGTTCAACCAGCACAGCGCCGACACCGCCGACTCCACGGTGGTGCGGGCCATGCAGCCCGACGGCACCACCGCGTACGGCGGCGAGTGGACGCATCTGGTCGGTGTGCAGGACACCGAGGCCGGCAAGCTCTCGCTGTACGTCAACGGGACCCTGGCCGGCACCACGACCCTGCCCTCGACCTGGTATGCCGGGGGCGCGGTACAGATCGGCGCCAGCGCGTTCGCGGGCGCGGCCACCTCGTTCTTCCCCGGCCAGATCGACGACGTGCGGCTGTTCGACCGGCCGGTGTCCGCCGGCGAGGTGCAGCAGCTGTTCAAGCAGCGCGCTCTGGTCAAGGGCCGCTGGAAGTTCGAGACGGCCACCGGCACCCCGCTGACCTCGCCCGACGCCTCGTCCTCCGGTAACGCCATGACCCTCTACAACGGTGCCCAGACGGGCTCGGGCTGGGTCGACGGCGCCGTCGCCCTCGACGGCACGGACGACTACGCCGCGGCCTCCGTGGTGCCGGTCGACACCAGCGGCAGCTTCACCGTGAGCGCCTTCGTCCAGGCGGCCGCCACTCCGACCAGTCCGGTCACCGTCATGAGCGCTCCCGGTACCAAGAAGAGCGCGTTCGCGGTGCGCTACGAACCCAGCGCCACCCCGGCCACCGATCCGGGCCGCTGGCGGATCGCCACCGCCGACTCCGACAGTGACTCCGCGACCGTCTCCGACATCGGCAACGGCATGTTCTACAGCCCCACCGACTGGAACCACGTGGCACTCGTCTACGACGGCTTCTCCAAGGAGGTCCGCCTCTACGTCAACGGCGAACTCCAGGAGACCGCCTGCGCCGACGCCGACGACGACGGGGTGCAGGACGACGCGAGCTGCGCCGACACCGTCTCGTGGGCCGACGACGTGCTGACCTACAAGGCGGCGAAGACCTTGCAGCTCGGCCGCGACACCACCGGGAGCACGTCCGGTGGGTACTTCCCCGGATCGCTCTCCGACGTCTGGGTCTTCCAGGGTGCGCTGACCGAGACCCAGATCGATCACCTCGCCGTCGGTATGCCGGGCGTGGAGACCGCCGTCCCCAGCGGCGACTGA
- a CDS encoding polymorphic toxin-type HINT domain-containing protein — translation MATAAVLTATLLQASGVPAVAQGWRKPALPQAESPVAGGPVGKALPRKVTKGPRTPAEAPATAWPKAGAVQVTLGHEAARVKGLPLTLDAGAERSAAAGAYTVSALSRGAARKTGVDGPVFALTPGRSGGIQRGGKVRAGLDYSSFAGLYGGGYAARLTLVRLPACALTTPQKKQCRTTRPVATVNDTEKQTLTANSLSLSASTATVLAATASASGDRGDYKATSLSSSSTWSTDQSSGSFAWSYDMAVPQVPGGLTPQVGLSYSSGGVDGRTGNTNNQASWVGDGFDLSPGFIERSYKGCADDGATNADGNKPGDLCWAYDNATLSLNGSGGELVPNGTNSFKLQNDDGTKIDRIYGSSSDVRSNGARNDEYWRVTTPDGTQYYFGYNRLPGWASGNETTDSTWTVPVFGNNTGEPCNASTFAASWCQQGWRWNLDYVVDPHGNAVAYYYDKETNSYGRNLTAADDTTYVRGGTVDRIEYGLKKAAMYSAKALAKVNFTSSERCIPDSSTTCSSISTDSQYWYDTPWDLNCEAGTDCDNGRYSPAFFTRKRLTGVTTQVLVSGSYSNVDGWKLTHRWGMADTDYQLLLDSVQRTGYDGTSTVTLPKVTLAYTQLANRLDKIGDGYAPYIKSRLSTVADESGGQIDVGYSAPVCDAAALPTPQTNTTRCFPQYIGGSTTDDPDRQWFNKYVVDTVTSTDRTGGAPDQVTMYDYLDGAAWHYDDDDGMTKEKSKTWSQWRGYGHVRVRTGGQGGASAMKSQTDTYFLRGMDGDRLGPSGGTRSVSVTLDSGEGDPITDHESQAGFAYKTVTYSGPGGKVLSKTVSRPWYQQTAKKVRDWGTVTANLTGSASTRSWTSLDDGAGVKWRTTAGSDTHDTTTGLVTQSEDLGDTTTAADDQCTRTTYVSGSVPVDAPVRVETVAKACDATTSRPADVLSDVRTAYDGGAYGAAATKGDATRTAKLKTYSGTTAAYLESGSTYDGYGRALTTTDLTADVTVTSAGTLTRTARSDGRTTTTAYTPATGFPTSSTVTTPPATAGDSTTAQTSTTAYEALRGQPLTETDTNGKVTTYAYDPLGRTSKVWLADRTTSQTPSYEFTYTVTDTKPVAVGTKTIGNSGAQDTSYAFYDGFLRPRQTQAPGPNGGTLLADTFYDERGQVVKEFASYYTDTTAPSTTMFKPENALSVETQNRYTYDGLGRQTELRQIAGNGDGGAVLGITKTVYGGDRTTVIPPVGGTARTTVTDARGNTTELRELRSRDADAAYDTTSYGYSPRGELTRVTDPAGNAWTWTYDLMGRLTDTTDPDKGATHNEYDDRAQLTSTKDARGTVLASVYDGLGRRTELRDTSATGTLRAKWVYDTISGAKGRLASSSRYSGGQEYKSSVVAYDRLYRPLRTSVTIPSSEGALQGTYLSTTTYNASGTVQGVGYPKAGDLAANTVTYTYEDGTLRPLKVSGPQNLTATTSYSSVGKPLQYSLAANGGKATYETNTYQWGTQRLATTRVDRQDVSGVDQYNTYSYDEAGNVLSVSDTSRSGTDNQCFTYDYLGRLTEAWAQSTTGCVTTPNAATPGGPAPYWTSYTYDKVGNRLTETQHATTSGASDTQRSYHYPDAGAVRPHTLGSVDTTTGTVKSTDSFTYDVAGNTHTRLLGNGTSQTLDWDAEGHLAKVTQPVEGGSDKVTEYLYDADGNRLIGRTPTETTLYLGTTEVTLATGATTAKGTRYFDLGGGHQAVQANDGTFSFTLADHHGTAQLSVNADTQALTQRRSLPFGGLRGTVPNTWTGTRGFVGGTNDTATGLTHLGAREYDPATGRFLSVDPVFTATDPQQMHGYTYADNNPLTYSDPAGTEIGSKPNSCQYDLKYCSKHQQQEVGYDPKTGTSDYHRGNIYKRSQAAKKHWVASNTPVTNDIDKLADNFWSPRMNGEFTDDFWYNPAYESSTAGSACYGREGCRQAYLYVLHGGKDVAKAKEIAATYCVYHADECNEKAAAVARGNVIRDTVATALLAYLGGADGSSKPCNSFVPGTEVLMADGTTKSIQDVRTGDKVLATDPKTGRTMVKTVTAEITGKGLKHLVRITLSIEAEGRKRTASVIATDGHPFWVPELGAWVDATDLIAGEQLDASSGAVVTITAIHRRTQPATVYNLTVADIHTYYVLAGDTPVLVHNSTPTPSTPQGVVYLRTDLITGEEYVGQAKSWSRYLKRQSEHARDYPGKSFTFEVLGRANPGQDLDVLEESWMRAGGGKKSVPGSVLENGRVQMNDARYKAAGGTVC, via the coding sequence ATGGCCACGGCCGCCGTGCTGACCGCGACACTGCTGCAGGCGTCGGGAGTGCCCGCCGTCGCCCAGGGCTGGCGCAAGCCGGCGCTGCCGCAGGCCGAGTCGCCGGTCGCCGGCGGCCCGGTGGGCAAGGCGTTGCCCCGCAAGGTGACGAAGGGGCCCCGGACGCCCGCCGAGGCGCCGGCCACCGCCTGGCCGAAGGCGGGCGCGGTGCAGGTGACGCTCGGTCATGAAGCCGCCCGGGTCAAGGGGCTCCCGCTCACCCTGGACGCCGGGGCGGAGCGGTCCGCAGCCGCCGGCGCCTACACCGTGAGCGCACTGTCGCGCGGCGCGGCGCGGAAGACGGGGGTCGACGGACCGGTCTTCGCACTGACCCCCGGCCGCAGCGGTGGCATCCAGCGTGGCGGCAAGGTGCGCGCCGGGCTGGACTACTCCTCGTTCGCCGGCCTGTACGGCGGCGGTTACGCGGCCCGGCTGACCCTGGTCCGGCTGCCCGCGTGCGCGCTGACGACCCCGCAGAAGAAGCAGTGCCGTACGACCCGCCCCGTGGCGACGGTCAACGACACCGAGAAGCAGACGCTGACCGCGAACTCGCTCTCCCTCAGCGCGAGCACGGCGACCGTCCTCGCGGCGACCGCCTCGGCGAGCGGGGACAGGGGCGACTACAAGGCCACTTCCCTGTCCTCCTCGTCGACGTGGAGCACGGATCAGAGCAGCGGCTCGTTCGCGTGGTCGTACGACATGGCGGTGCCGCAGGTGCCCGGCGGGCTGACCCCGCAGGTCGGGCTCTCGTACTCCTCCGGCGGCGTCGACGGCCGTACCGGCAACACCAACAACCAGGCCTCGTGGGTCGGTGACGGTTTCGACCTGTCGCCCGGCTTCATCGAGCGCAGCTACAAGGGATGCGCGGACGACGGCGCGACCAACGCCGACGGGAACAAGCCGGGCGACCTGTGCTGGGCGTACGACAACGCCACGCTGTCGCTGAACGGTTCGGGCGGGGAGCTGGTGCCGAACGGCACCAACTCCTTCAAGCTGCAGAACGACGACGGAACGAAGATCGACCGGATCTACGGCTCGTCGTCCGACGTGCGCTCGAACGGCGCGCGCAACGACGAGTACTGGCGGGTGACCACTCCCGACGGCACCCAGTACTACTTCGGCTACAACCGGCTGCCGGGCTGGGCGAGCGGCAACGAGACCACCGACTCGACCTGGACGGTGCCGGTCTTCGGCAACAACACCGGCGAGCCGTGCAACGCCTCGACGTTCGCGGCCTCCTGGTGCCAGCAGGGCTGGCGCTGGAACCTCGACTACGTCGTGGACCCGCACGGCAACGCGGTCGCGTACTACTACGACAAGGAGACCAACTCCTACGGCCGCAACCTGACCGCCGCCGACGACACGACGTACGTCCGCGGCGGGACGGTGGACCGCATCGAGTACGGGCTGAAGAAGGCGGCCATGTACTCGGCGAAGGCGCTGGCCAAGGTCAACTTCACCAGCAGTGAGCGGTGCATCCCCGACAGCTCGACCACGTGCTCGTCCATCTCCACGGACTCCCAGTACTGGTACGACACCCCGTGGGACCTGAACTGCGAAGCGGGCACCGACTGCGACAACGGCCGCTACTCCCCGGCGTTCTTCACCCGCAAGCGGCTGACCGGCGTCACCACCCAGGTACTGGTGTCCGGTTCCTACAGCAACGTCGACGGCTGGAAACTCACCCACCGGTGGGGCATGGCCGACACCGACTACCAGTTGCTGCTGGACTCCGTCCAGCGCACCGGCTACGACGGCACCAGCACGGTCACCCTGCCGAAGGTCACCCTCGCCTACACCCAGCTCGCCAACCGGCTGGACAAGATCGGCGACGGCTACGCCCCGTACATCAAGTCCCGGCTGTCCACCGTCGCCGACGAGTCCGGCGGCCAGATCGACGTCGGCTACTCGGCCCCGGTCTGTGACGCGGCCGCGCTGCCCACGCCGCAGACCAACACGACCCGCTGCTTCCCGCAGTACATCGGCGGCAGTACGACCGACGACCCGGACCGGCAGTGGTTCAACAAGTACGTGGTCGACACGGTCACCTCGACCGACCGCACCGGCGGCGCGCCCGACCAGGTCACCATGTACGACTACCTGGACGGCGCCGCCTGGCACTACGACGATGACGACGGGATGACCAAGGAGAAGTCCAAGACCTGGTCGCAGTGGCGCGGTTACGGCCACGTACGGGTGCGCACCGGCGGGCAGGGCGGCGCGTCGGCGATGAAGTCGCAGACGGACACGTACTTCCTGCGCGGCATGGACGGCGACCGGCTGGGTCCCTCCGGCGGTACCAGGAGCGTGTCGGTCACCCTGGACTCCGGCGAGGGCGACCCGATCACCGACCACGAGTCGCAGGCGGGGTTCGCCTACAAGACCGTCACCTACTCCGGTCCCGGCGGCAAGGTGCTCTCCAAGACGGTGAGCCGGCCCTGGTACCAGCAGACCGCGAAGAAGGTCCGGGACTGGGGCACCGTCACCGCCAACCTGACCGGCTCCGCCTCCACCAGGTCCTGGACCTCTCTGGACGACGGCGCGGGCGTCAAGTGGCGGACCACCGCGGGCTCCGACACCCATGACACCACCACCGGCCTGGTCACCCAGAGCGAGGACCTGGGCGACACCACGACCGCGGCCGACGACCAGTGCACCCGCACCACCTACGTCTCCGGCAGCGTCCCCGTCGACGCCCCCGTGCGGGTCGAGACGGTCGCCAAGGCCTGCGACGCCACCACCAGCCGCCCGGCCGACGTGCTGTCCGACGTCCGCACCGCCTACGACGGCGGGGCGTACGGTGCCGCGGCGACGAAGGGCGACGCCACGAGGACCGCGAAACTCAAGACGTACAGCGGCACCACCGCGGCCTACCTGGAGTCCGGCTCCACCTACGACGGCTACGGACGGGCGCTGACCACCACCGACCTGACCGCCGACGTCACGGTCACCTCCGCCGGCACGCTCACCCGCACCGCGCGTTCGGACGGCCGTACCACCACCACCGCGTACACCCCGGCCACCGGGTTCCCGACGAGCAGCACGGTGACCACCCCGCCCGCCACGGCCGGGGACAGCACGACCGCCCAGACGTCGACCACCGCCTACGAGGCGCTGCGCGGGCAGCCGCTCACCGAGACCGACACCAACGGCAAGGTCACGACGTACGCGTACGACCCGCTCGGCCGCACCAGCAAGGTCTGGCTGGCCGACCGGACCACGAGCCAGACCCCCAGCTACGAGTTCACGTACACCGTCACCGACACCAAGCCGGTCGCCGTGGGCACGAAGACCATCGGCAACTCCGGCGCCCAGGACACCTCGTACGCCTTCTACGACGGCTTCCTGCGCCCCCGCCAGACCCAGGCGCCCGGCCCGAACGGCGGCACGCTGCTCGCGGACACCTTCTACGACGAACGCGGCCAGGTGGTCAAGGAGTTCGCCTCCTACTACACCGACACCACAGCGCCCTCCACGACGATGTTCAAGCCCGAGAACGCGCTGAGCGTGGAGACCCAGAACCGCTACACCTACGACGGTCTGGGCCGGCAGACCGAGCTGCGGCAGATCGCCGGCAACGGCGACGGCGGCGCCGTCCTCGGCATCACGAAGACCGTCTACGGCGGCGACCGCACCACCGTCATCCCGCCGGTCGGCGGCACGGCTCGGACCACCGTCACCGACGCCCGCGGCAACACCACCGAACTGCGTGAGCTGCGCTCCCGTGACGCCGACGCCGCCTACGACACCACGTCCTACGGCTACTCGCCGCGCGGTGAGCTGACCAGGGTCACCGACCCGGCGGGCAACGCCTGGACCTGGACGTACGACCTGATGGGCCGGCTCACCGACACCACGGACCCCGACAAGGGCGCCACCCACAACGAGTACGACGACCGCGCCCAGCTGACCAGCACCAAGGACGCCCGAGGCACCGTCCTCGCCAGCGTCTACGACGGCCTGGGCCGCAGGACCGAGCTGCGGGACACCTCCGCCACCGGCACACTGCGCGCCAAGTGGGTCTACGACACGATCAGCGGCGCCAAGGGCCGGCTCGCGTCCAGCTCGCGCTACAGCGGCGGCCAGGAGTACAAGTCCAGCGTCGTCGCCTACGACCGGCTGTACCGGCCCCTGCGCACCTCGGTGACGATCCCGTCTTCCGAGGGCGCGCTGCAGGGCACCTACCTGTCGACGACCACCTACAACGCGTCGGGCACGGTGCAAGGCGTCGGCTACCCGAAGGCCGGCGACCTGGCCGCCAACACCGTCACCTACACGTACGAGGACGGCACGCTGCGGCCCCTCAAGGTCAGCGGCCCGCAGAACCTCACCGCGACCACCTCCTACAGCTCCGTCGGCAAGCCGCTGCAGTACTCGCTGGCCGCGAACGGCGGAAAGGCCACGTACGAGACGAACACCTACCAGTGGGGCACCCAGCGGCTGGCCACCACACGGGTGGACCGCCAGGACGTCTCGGGCGTCGACCAGTACAACACCTACTCCTACGACGAGGCGGGCAACGTCCTGTCCGTCTCGGACACCTCACGCTCCGGCACCGACAACCAGTGCTTCACCTATGACTACCTCGGCCGGCTGACCGAGGCGTGGGCCCAGTCGACCACCGGCTGTGTCACCACGCCCAACGCCGCGACGCCTGGCGGCCCGGCCCCGTACTGGACCTCCTACACCTACGACAAGGTCGGCAACCGGCTCACCGAGACCCAGCACGCCACCACGAGCGGCGCCTCGGACACCCAGCGCAGCTACCACTACCCCGACGCGGGTGCGGTCCGGCCGCACACGCTGGGCTCGGTGGACACCACGACCGGCACGGTGAAGTCCACCGACAGCTTCACCTACGACGTCGCGGGCAACACTCACACCCGCCTGCTGGGCAACGGCACCTCCCAGACCCTGGACTGGGACGCCGAAGGCCATCTCGCCAAGGTCACCCAGCCGGTGGAGGGCGGCAGCGACAAGGTCACCGAGTACCTGTACGACGCCGACGGCAACCGCCTGATCGGCCGCACCCCGACGGAGACCACGCTCTACCTCGGGACCACCGAGGTCACCCTGGCCACGGGCGCCACCACGGCCAAGGGTACCCGCTACTTCGACCTCGGCGGCGGCCACCAGGCCGTTCAGGCCAACGACGGCACCTTCTCCTTCACCCTGGCCGACCACCACGGCACCGCCCAGCTGTCCGTCAACGCCGACACCCAGGCGCTGACCCAGCGCCGGAGCCTGCCGTTCGGCGGGCTGCGCGGCACCGTGCCGAACACGTGGACCGGCACCCGGGGTTTCGTCGGCGGCACCAACGACACCGCGACGGGCCTCACCCACCTCGGCGCGCGCGAGTACGACCCCGCCACGGGCCGCTTCCTGTCGGTCGACCCGGTCTTCACGGCCACCGACCCGCAGCAGATGCACGGCTACACCTACGCCGACAACAACCCGCTGACCTACTCCGACCCGGCGGGCACGGAGATCGGCTCCAAGCCCAACTCCTGCCAGTACGACCTCAAGTACTGCAGCAAGCACCAGCAGCAGGAAGTCGGCTACGACCCGAAGACCGGAACGTCCGACTACCACCGGGGCAACATCTACAAGCGCTCCCAGGCGGCGAAGAAGCACTGGGTGGCGTCGAACACCCCCGTCACGAACGACATCGACAAGCTGGCGGACAACTTCTGGTCTCCCCGGATGAACGGGGAGTTCACGGACGACTTCTGGTACAACCCGGCCTACGAGTCGTCCACGGCGGGCTCCGCCTGCTACGGCCGCGAGGGATGCCGCCAGGCCTACCTCTACGTGCTGCACGGCGGCAAGGACGTCGCGAAGGCCAAGGAGATCGCGGCGACCTACTGCGTCTACCACGCCGACGAATGCAACGAGAAGGCCGCGGCCGTCGCACGCGGCAACGTCATCCGGGACACCGTCGCCACCGCACTGCTGGCCTATCTCGGCGGGGCCGACGGCAGTTCGAAACCCTGCAACAGCTTCGTCCCCGGCACCGAAGTCCTCATGGCCGACGGCACGACCAAGTCCATCCAGGACGTGAGGACCGGGGACAAGGTCCTGGCCACGGACCCGAAGACCGGCCGGACCATGGTCAAGACGGTCACCGCCGAGATCACCGGCAAGGGTCTGAAGCACCTGGTCAGGATCACCCTGTCCATCGAGGCCGAGGGCAGGAAGCGGACCGCTTCGGTCATCGCGACGGACGGACACCCGTTCTGGGTCCCGGAACTCGGCGCATGGGTCGACGCCACCGACCTGATCGCCGGCGAACAACTCGACGCGTCCTCCGGGGCCGTGGTCACGATCACCGCGATCCACCGCCGGACCCAGCCGGCCACGGTGTACAACCTCACCGTCGCCGACATCCACACGTACTATGTGCTGGCCGGAGACACGCCGGTTCTTGTACACAATTCGACGCCGACTCCTTCCACTCCGCAGGGTGTCGTATACCTGCGAACCGACTTGATCACCGGGGAGGAGTACGTCGGTCAGGCGAAGAGCTGGAGCCGGTATTTGAAGCGTCAGAGCGAGCACGCGAGGGACTACCCGGGTAAATCGTTCACCTTTGAAGTGCTGGGCAGGGCGAACCCGGGGCAGGATCTTGACGTCCTGGAGGAAAGCTGGATGCGTGCCGGCGGGGGAAAGAAGTCCGTGCCCGGAAGTGTGCTCGAGAACGGTCGAGTGCAGATGAACGACGCCCGTTACAAGGCTGCCGGAGGGACGGTATGCTGA